A window of the Odocoileus virginianus isolate 20LAN1187 ecotype Illinois chromosome 20, Ovbor_1.2, whole genome shotgun sequence genome harbors these coding sequences:
- the PDP2 gene encoding pyruvate dehydrogenase [acetyl-transferring]-phosphatase 2, mitochondrial: MSSTVSYWILSSARKTIATLQGGQRLYSRYASNRIKSEWRLFPQGPATLKDNAAACGSIALQKAYRHTSTEEEDFHLQLSPEQVSEVLRAGESAHKILDLVSRAPDSVLRFESNQLAANSPVEDRRGIAACLQTNGLLFGIFDGHGGHACAQAVSERLFYYVAVSLMSQQTLEQMEEAMESMKPLLPILQWLKHPGDSIYKDVTSVHLDHLRVYWQELLNLHMEMGLNTEEALMYSFQRLDSDISLEIQAPLEDEMTRNLSLQVAFSGATACLAHVDGVHLHVANAGDCRAILGVQEDNGMWSCLPLTQDHNAWNPAELSRLKREHPQSEDRTVIMENRLLGVLMPCRAFGDVQLKWSKELQRSVLERGFDTEALNIYQFIPPHYYTPPYLTARPEVTYHRLRPQDKFLVLASDGLWDVLGNEDVVRLVVEHLAEEGQHKPDLAQRPTNLGLMQSLLQQRKAQGLHAADQNAATRLIRYAIGNNEYGEMEPERLSAMLTLPEDLARMYRDDITVTVVYFNSESIGASSKRS; encoded by the coding sequence ATGTCAAGTACTGTGTCCTACTGGATTCTCAGTTCTGCAAGGAAGACCATTGCCACATTACAGGGGGGACAACGTTTATATTCAAGGTATGCCTCAAATAGGATTAAATCAGAATGGAGACTCTTTCCTCAGGGGCCAGCCACCCTAAAAGACAACGCCGCTGCATGTGGTAGCATTGCTCTGCAGAAAGCCTACAGACACACATCAACGGAGGAAGAGGACTTCCACTTGCAGCTCAGCCCCGAGCAGGTAAGTGAGGTCCTGCGAGCTGGTGAGTCGGCCCACAAGATTCTTGACCTTGTCAGCAGAGCTCCAGATTCAGTGTTACGGTTTGAGAGCAACCagctagctgccaactccccagTGGAGGACCGGCGAGGTATAGCTGCCTGCCTGCAGACCAATGGACTGCTGTTTGGCATCTTCGATGGACATGGTGGCCACGCATGTGCTCAAGCAGTGAGCGAGAGGCTCTTCTACTATGTGGCTGTGTCACTAATGTCCCAGCAGACTCTGGAGCAAATGGAGGAGGCCATGGAAAGCATGAAGCCCCTGCTGCCCATCCTTCAGTGGCTCAAGCACCCAGGGGACAGTATCTACAAGGATGTCACGTCAGTGCACCTTGATCACCTCCGTGTCTACTGGCAGGAGCTGCTAAACCTGCACATGGAAATGGGGCTGAACACTGAGGAAGCATTAATGTACTCCTTCCAGAGACTGGATTCTGACATCTCGCTAGAGATTCAGGCCCCCCTTGAAGATGAGATGACCAGGAACCTTTCACTCCAGGTTGCTTTCTCAGGGGCAACGGCTTGCCTGGCCCATGTTGATGGGGTTCACTTGCACGTGGCAAATGCTGGTGACTGCCGGGCCATCCTTGGTGTCCAGGAAGACAATGGCATGTGGTCTTGTCTGCCCCTCACCCAGGACCACAATGCCTGGAACCCAGCTGAGCTGTCACGGCTGAAAAGGGAGCATCCTCAGTCCGAGGACAGGACGGTCATCATGGAAAACAGGCTGCTGGGTGTCCTCATGCCCTGCAGGGCCTTTGGGGACGTCCAGCTGAAGTGGAGTAAAGAGCTGCAGCGCAGTGTCCTGGAGCGGGGCTTCGACACCGAGGCCCTCAACATCTACCAGTTCATCCCCCCACACTACTACACCCCACCTTACCTGACAGCCAGGCCAGAGGTCACCTACCACAGGCTGAGGCCCCAGGATAAGTTCCTCGTGCTGGCCTCTGATGGGCTGTGGGACGTGCTGGGCAACGAGGATGTGGTGAGGCTGGTGGTGGAGCACCTGGCTGAAGAGGGTCAGCACAAGCCAGACCTGGCCCAGAGACCCACCAACCTGGGACTCATGCAGAGCCTGTTGCAGCAGAGGAAAGCCCAGGGCCTCCACGCAGCCGACCAAAACGCGGCCACACGTCTGATCAGATACGCCATAGGGAACAACGAATACGGGGAGATGGAGCCTGAGCGGCTGTCGGCGATGCTGACGTTGCCAGAGGACTTGGCGAGGATGTACAGGGATGACATCACAGTCACCGTGGTGTATTTCAACTCAGAATCGATTGGTGCCTCTTCCAAGAGGAGTTAA